A genomic window from Nicotiana sylvestris chromosome 11, ASM39365v2, whole genome shotgun sequence includes:
- the LOC138880857 gene encoding uncharacterized protein yields the protein MVVPPNFEEGQSTYRPCRFNGQYYGRWKTRMHDFIMAEDSELWDIICNGPHDPMKKLEETGPMVPKNRKEYMILIENLWKRTIAVKQSKIDMLTIEYELFRMKDDESIQDIHTRFTSIINELHSLRDVIPRKKLVRKILSVLPGLWESKVNAITKAKDLQTLTMDELICNLKTYEMKRKKDSEIREPKKEKNLVLKAESSDSSDEDSDMAYLTKRFQKMVRRNCGIPKRGSSSKVRNNDLCHRCGKTRHFIKNCPLAKQEQYKQNADKAAKRNLVPDKRFNRKSAADNIVKQALAAWGDSSSESEREPDEENSSMIAVETKATNLDNDKEILTLELGEAEQSRDDLVVCVVDLNETISNFEKGKEALNEKITSVENKRDDLMVVVVDLKKTIEGLNKEKHTLEENISATEQERDDFLVIITNLEETIEGLNREHKTGSLEKGKEVVSETHIKLEHGLNNVKTRLCGELEKNRQLQAELEKVKIDLQKSLKWTWSSDAMTAMYLNNSGNSAGKVEKSLCHSNENVYYVDGLKYSLLSVSQICVEGNKVEFLSKECTTTNLVTDKMVLVAKRKQEHLRC from the exons atggTTGTTCCACCtaactttgaggaaggacaatcaacctatagaCCTTGTAGATTCAATGGCCAGTACTACGGCCGGTGGAAGACTCgcatgcatgattttataatggcCGAGGATTCAGAACTGTGGGATATCATTTGTAATGGTCCACATGATCCCATGAAGAAGCTTGAAGAAACTGGACCAATGGTGCCGAAAAACAGAAAGGAGTACATGATATTGATAGAAAATCTGTGGAAAAGAACTATTGCG gttaaacaatctaagattgacatgctcaccatagagtatgaactcttcaggatgaaggatgatgagtctatacagGATATACACACCAGATTCacatccatcataaatgagcttcattcacttagagatgttattcccagaaaaaagcttgtaaggaaaatcctTAGCGTTCTACCTGGTTTATGGGAAAGTAAGGTGAATGCTATCACTAAAGCTAAAGACCtacaaactctaaccatggatgagttgatttgtaatctgaagacatacgagatgaaaagaaagaaagacagtgaaatAAGAGAGccgaagaaggaaaagaacctggtgctCAAAGCTGAAAGCAGTGActcaagtgatgaagatagtgacatggcctaccttactaaaagatttcaaaagatggttcgaagaaattGTGGTATACCAAAGAGGGGCAGTTCAAGTAAAGTAAGGAACAATGATCTCTGTCATAGGTGCGGAAAGACAAGGCATTTCATCAAAAATTGCCCACTCGCAAAACAGGAGCAATACAAACAAAATGCTgacaaagcagcaaaaaggaacctggttccagacAAACGATTCAATCGAAAAAGCGCTGCTGACAACATTGTGAAGCAGgctcttgctgcttggggagactcctctagtGAATCAGAAAGAGAACCAGATGAAGAAAACAGTTCCATGATAGCAGTGGAAACTAAAGCAACAAA CCTTGATAATGATAAAGAGATCCTGACCTTAGAACTAGGAGAAgccgaacaatctagagatgatctagtggtctgtgtagtggacctaaatgagaccatatctaattttgaaaaaggaaaggaagctCTAAATGAAAAGataactagtgtagaaaataAGAGAGATGACCTGATGGTTGTGGTGGTTGACTTGAAGAAAACAATAGAAGGTCTCAACAAGGAGAAACACACCCTAGAAGAAAACATTTCTGCTACTGAGCAAGAGAGGGATGATTTCTTAGTGATAATCACTAacctagaggaaaccattgagggactcaatagagaacataaGACTGGGAGTCTTGAGAAAGGGAAGGAAGTAGTTAGTGAGACACACATCAAGCTTGAACATGGATTAAATAATGTGAAAACTCGTCTATGtggtgaacttgagaaaaatcggcaacttcaagctgaattggagaaagtCAAAATTGATCTTCAGAAATCTCTGaaatggacctggtcctcagatgctaTGACTGCCATGTATTTGAATAATAGTGGAAACAG TGCTGGAAAAGTTGAAAAATCTCTCTGTCACTCAAATGAGAACGTGTACTATGTGGATGGCCTAAAGTACAGTCTTctgagtgtctctcaaatctgcgttgaagggaacaaagtagagttcttGTCAAAAGAGTGCACAACTACCAATCTGGTGACTGACAAGATGGTCTTAGTGGCCAAAAGGAAACAAGAACATCTACGTTGCTGA
- the LOC138880858 gene encoding uncharacterized protein, with the protein MKDDESIQDMHTRFTSIINELHSLDETIPRDKLVRKILSFLPSSWDSKVNAITESKDLQELTVEELIRNLKTYELKKKIIIKRREPKKEKNLVLKVDYNDSSEEYSDMAYLTKRFQNMVRRNGEMLKKDTFNRARNCDLCYKCGKPGDFMKDCPLLKQELSKNHHEKTAKTNLVHVKDFKRKRYADNMMRQALAAWGDSSSEFEDEPDTGDSSMMAVECKKTGYDSTFALMAQSDDDEDNGNKKGKEIASEEHIRLKNEVKAMRFRICAKIEKNELLQTNLERVKNDLKKSLKWTWSSEATTALHTNDCENRQGVGFQRERTPHNPHSKYVTVSNNWPCTRCGNTGHFKEDVQAKNQSVQKNKVFAETGTVKGAVNNGPWIGYILGIGKVRKSLTHSIENVYYVNGLKYSLLSVSQNCDNGNKVEFLSKLCTVTDLVTGEIVLVAKRYKNIYVTDFESL; encoded by the exons atgaaggacgatgaatccattcaagatatgcacacgagattcacttccatcataaatgagttacactcccTTGATGAAACTATTCCCAGAGACAAGCTAGTAAGGAAAATCCTTAGCTTTCTGCCTAGCTCTTGGGATAGCAAagtgaatgctattactgaatcaaaggacttACAGGAGCTGACCGTAGAAGAGCTGATCAGAAACTTAAAAACCTATGAGTTGAAGAAAAAGATAATTATtaaaagaagagaaccaaagaaggaaaagaacttgGTACTTAAAGTTGATTACAATGATTCAAGTGAGGAATATAGTGACATGGCTTACCtaaccaaaagatttcagaatatggtcagaagaaatggagaaatgctaAAAAAGGACACTTTCAACAGAGCAAGAAACTGTGATCTTTGTTACAAGTGTGGAAAGCCTGGAGACTTCATGAAAGACtgtcctctcttgaagcaagaaCTCTCCAAGAATCATCATGAGAAAACAGCTAAGACGAACCTGGTTCATGTCAAGGACTTCAAGAGAAAAAGATATGCTGACAATATGATGAGACAAGCTCTTGCAGCATGGGGGGATTCATCTAGTGAGTTTGAAGATGAACCTGATactggtgatagttccatgatggcagttgaatGCAAAAAGACTGGatatgactcaacttttgctttgatggctcaatcagatgatgatgaagacaatgGCAACAAAAAG GGAAAGGAGATAGCaagtgaggaacacattaggcttaAAAATGAGGTGAAGGCTATGAGATTTAGGATATGTGCTAAAATTGAGAAAAACGAGCTTCTCCAAACTAATCTGGAAAGAGTAAAGAATGATCTTAAAAAGTCCCTAaaatggacctggtcctcagaagctaCCACTGCCTTGCATACTAATGATTGTGAAAACAGGCAGGGAgtagggttccaaagggagagaACTCCTCACAATCCTCACAGTAAGTACGTCACTGTCTCTAATAACTGGCCTTGTACCCGATGTGGGAACACTGGGCACTTCAAGGAAGATGTCCAGGCTAAGAATCAATcagttcagaaaaacaaagtgtttgctgaaaCG ggaacagtgaaaggagCGGTCAATAATGGTCCATGGATA gggtacattcttggaatTGGAAAAGTCaggaagtcactcactcattccattgaaaatgtgtactatgtaaatggccttaagtacagtctcttgagtgtttcTCAAAATTGTGATAatggaaacaaggtggaattcttgtccaaatTATGTACAGTCACTGATCTGGTGACCGGTGAAATAgtacttgtggccaaaagatacaaaaaCATCTATGTCACTGATTTCGAGTCCTTATAG